From one Zhongshania sp. R06B22 genomic stretch:
- a CDS encoding AMP-binding protein, with protein MTKKKHYQLPLERLKILVHEHGDEVWLHQPTNRVWAQYTFNQVYDSALRIAAGLKAQGINTGDRVAILAKNSAYWMIADFACMLGGFISVPIYATAGEDTISYVMEHSDSKAIFVGKLDDGTAADAVLNATNVIALPDYNLENRIPDHRWHDWLLRYEPLTDIHQAAADDTLTIAYTSGSTGKPKGVVLSHINLAAAGHDTADLLGAGDSERRVLSYLPMAHITERSIVTMHSLYKRLTIYFNEDLASFVEDLNIAKPSFFMTVPRLWAKFQSQVLSVIPDEQLQEMLKGEGGEAVAAGIRAKLGLNECSAFGSGTAPIPPGLLKWFRGIGIDIGEGWGMTETSGPACSNLPYHAERIGSIGVPLPCTDMKISDEGEILIRGTAIFKEYYKNPEATAETFIGDWMRTGDKGIQNEDGSFSIIGRVKEQFKTGKGKYVAPVPIECLIGAVPLIEQVCVVGSGRGQPMALAVLADLGTINKDDVRSIISSAVAEMNAGLESHCRIDHIHICDEAWTIENNMLTPTMKLKRDMLEAKYRHIIEGETKELVGWS; from the coding sequence ATGACTAAGAAAAAGCATTACCAGCTCCCACTTGAACGCTTAAAAATACTTGTGCATGAGCACGGCGATGAGGTCTGGCTGCATCAACCAACAAATCGAGTCTGGGCCCAGTACACTTTTAATCAGGTCTATGATTCAGCACTGCGTATCGCCGCCGGCCTTAAAGCTCAAGGTATTAACACTGGCGATCGCGTCGCAATTCTTGCTAAAAATAGCGCCTATTGGATGATCGCAGATTTTGCCTGCATGTTGGGGGGCTTTATTAGTGTGCCGATTTACGCCACTGCAGGTGAGGACACCATTAGTTACGTCATGGAGCACAGTGATAGCAAAGCGATTTTCGTCGGTAAATTAGATGATGGCACGGCAGCGGATGCCGTATTAAACGCTACTAACGTCATTGCTCTTCCTGACTATAATTTAGAAAACCGCATTCCAGATCATCGCTGGCATGATTGGCTGCTCCGCTATGAGCCACTAACAGATATTCATCAGGCGGCCGCGGATGATACGCTCACCATCGCTTACACATCAGGCAGCACCGGTAAGCCCAAGGGTGTAGTTCTATCTCACATAAATCTTGCCGCCGCCGGCCATGACACCGCAGACCTTCTAGGGGCGGGTGACAGTGAACGACGCGTGCTTTCCTACCTACCAATGGCACACATCACCGAACGCTCAATAGTGACCATGCACTCCTTGTACAAGCGGCTCACCATTTACTTTAACGAAGATCTCGCTAGCTTCGTTGAGGACCTAAATATAGCAAAGCCAAGCTTTTTTATGACCGTGCCGCGCCTATGGGCAAAGTTCCAATCTCAGGTGCTGTCAGTCATCCCCGACGAGCAGCTCCAAGAGATGCTTAAGGGCGAAGGCGGAGAAGCGGTAGCTGCGGGCATCCGCGCAAAGTTGGGGCTTAACGAATGCTCGGCCTTCGGCTCCGGCACTGCGCCCATTCCCCCCGGCCTACTCAAGTGGTTTCGGGGCATTGGCATCGATATCGGCGAAGGCTGGGGCATGACAGAAACATCTGGCCCAGCATGCTCCAACCTGCCCTACCACGCCGAGCGGATTGGGAGCATTGGCGTGCCGCTACCCTGCACAGACATGAAGATTTCCGACGAGGGCGAAATTCTTATTCGTGGCACCGCAATATTTAAAGAGTATTACAAGAATCCTGAAGCCACCGCCGAAACCTTTATTGGTGACTGGATGCGCACCGGCGACAAAGGTATCCAAAATGAGGACGGCTCGTTTAGTATTATTGGCCGCGTGAAAGAACAATTCAAAACCGGCAAGGGTAAATATGTGGCGCCGGTTCCCATTGAATGCCTAATTGGCGCTGTACCGCTTATCGAACAAGTTTGTGTAGTGGGGTCTGGTCGCGGTCAGCCAATGGCACTAGCTGTACTCGCTGATTTAGGCACTATCAACAAGGATGACGTTCGCAGCATCATTTCCAGCGCGGTTGCTGAAATGAATGCGGGCTTAGAGTCACATTGCCGTATTGATCACATCCATATATGTGATGAAGCGTGGACTATTGAGAATAATATGCTGACTCCGACGATGAAACTAAAGCGGGATATGCTCGAGGCTAAGTATCGCCATATCATTGAAGGCGAAACCAAGGAGTTGGTGGGCTGGAGCTAA
- a CDS encoding CaiB/BaiF CoA transferase family protein: MGPLAGVKIIEMKGIGPGPYAGMLLADMGAEITVVERSSQANGIGLPSDLDCQSRGKKSIALNLKTEQGVEALLKLVEQSDAIFEGFRPGVAERLGFGPDVCLQRNPKIVYGRITGWGQTGPLAQAAGHDINYISLTGSLAAIGRQDSPVPPLNLVGDYAGGSHFLVMGILAALLEAKNSGLGQVIDTAITDGSASLMSMFYSMDKLGIWGPKRASNMLDGAAHFYDVYETIDGEFVSIGSIEPQFYALLIEKLELDPAAFANQVNAGEWPLLKAKIAAALKTKTQAQWCEIMEGSDVCFAPVLDYREAPKHPHNIARNTYIEIADEVQPAPAPRFSRTVSEVKFSPRKAGADTKTVLTELGYGEAELAELNSLGVLS; the protein is encoded by the coding sequence ATGGGTCCCTTAGCTGGCGTTAAAATAATAGAAATGAAGGGTATCGGCCCCGGACCTTACGCGGGGATGCTGCTGGCGGATATGGGCGCAGAGATCACCGTCGTTGAACGCTCATCACAGGCCAACGGCATTGGATTGCCCTCTGACCTTGACTGCCAGTCACGTGGCAAGAAATCTATTGCTCTTAATTTGAAGACTGAGCAGGGTGTTGAAGCGCTGCTGAAGCTCGTTGAGCAATCCGATGCTATTTTTGAGGGCTTTCGTCCCGGTGTTGCTGAACGTTTGGGTTTTGGTCCGGATGTCTGTTTGCAGCGCAATCCCAAAATTGTCTACGGCCGCATAACGGGCTGGGGGCAAACTGGGCCTTTGGCGCAGGCGGCAGGTCACGATATTAATTATATCTCACTCACTGGCTCCCTTGCCGCCATTGGTAGACAAGATTCCCCAGTGCCACCCCTCAATTTAGTGGGTGACTATGCGGGCGGTAGTCATTTTTTAGTAATGGGAATACTCGCGGCGTTACTGGAAGCGAAAAACTCTGGACTGGGTCAGGTTATCGACACTGCCATAACTGATGGCTCTGCCAGCTTGATGTCTATGTTCTACAGTATGGACAAGCTTGGTATTTGGGGGCCAAAGCGCGCGAGTAATATGCTTGATGGCGCGGCTCATTTTTACGATGTATATGAAACTATCGACGGTGAATTTGTTTCTATTGGATCGATTGAGCCGCAATTTTATGCCCTGCTTATAGAAAAGCTAGAACTAGATCCGGCGGCTTTTGCCAATCAGGTCAATGCCGGTGAATGGCCGCTTTTGAAGGCGAAAATAGCAGCGGCGCTGAAGACCAAAACCCAGGCGCAGTGGTGTGAAATTATGGAGGGTAGTGATGTGTGCTTCGCCCCGGTACTAGACTACCGAGAAGCGCCTAAGCACCCGCATAATATTGCACGTAATACCTATATAGAAATAGCTGATGAAGTGCAGCCAGCGCCGGCGCCACGCTTTAGTCGCACCGTGTCTGAAGTGAAGTTCTCGCCACGTAAAGCTGGTGCGGACACGAAGACCGTATTAACGGAGCTAGGCTATGGCGAAGCCGAGTTAGCTGAGCTCAATAGTCTGGGCGTTTTAAGTTAA
- a CDS encoding VRR-NUC domain-containing protein has product MQFDTQPPILSRASLEDPLYYLENLHTVIHWVSRHHCDLLQPEELNQLSALVGMPLSAQALLARMVMRKGDIFRVDTLQYDEIPSTDAALDALEAAGFVDQSPNLDVQQLYQHSRHKELQALLTATQHPPAKSARKIDLLPLLLEMAGEEQSRSLKHWWPQASFTLVALKCDALMDRVRLMFFGNLHQDWSEFVLAELGHQVYETVDFKPESRAFRHRQEVDQYLTIHTCYSHLANEVVIPDILPLCSDPIDNAWLEHRRQRLLFQLAQYAERSGENALATTIYAQSSLDEAQVRYFRLLEKNLDDASANLDTLENAATLLKRPEAQLHLARIVHRLRRKSGIASKAPLKRAIPSQTLTLANTGRRVEAAVLEALASRPAVTGFYTENWLFTGLFGLLLWPVLYTPLPGAFFHPFQSGPADLFRPDFGQRRSALIKQRLASLDTTEYRSLIMQCWREKQGIACKLIHWSALNQELIELALDLIPADHLKTVFQHLLTDLRHHRRGMPDLIFFDQYQRSYELVEVKGPGDRLQDHQRLWIESMLAAGLPVSIAEVVWQPRS; this is encoded by the coding sequence ATGCAATTCGACACACAGCCACCTATTTTAAGCCGGGCCTCCCTAGAAGACCCACTGTACTATCTTGAAAATCTGCACACGGTCATCCACTGGGTGAGCCGTCATCACTGCGACTTACTTCAGCCCGAAGAGCTCAACCAACTCAGCGCGCTAGTGGGTATGCCATTGAGCGCACAAGCACTACTGGCAAGGATGGTGATGCGCAAAGGTGATATTTTTCGGGTGGATACACTGCAATATGACGAAATTCCGTCGACGGACGCGGCGCTAGACGCGCTTGAAGCAGCAGGCTTCGTCGATCAATCCCCAAACCTAGACGTTCAGCAGTTGTATCAGCACAGCCGCCACAAAGAGCTACAAGCACTATTGACTGCGACACAACACCCGCCCGCCAAATCGGCTCGCAAGATCGACCTGCTGCCGCTGCTTTTAGAGATGGCGGGAGAAGAGCAATCGCGGTCTTTAAAACACTGGTGGCCTCAGGCCTCATTTACCCTCGTGGCCTTAAAGTGCGACGCGCTGATGGACCGTGTGCGGCTTATGTTCTTTGGCAATCTGCATCAGGACTGGTCTGAGTTTGTCCTAGCAGAGCTGGGTCATCAGGTCTACGAGACCGTGGACTTTAAGCCCGAGTCTCGAGCTTTTCGGCATCGACAAGAAGTAGATCAGTATCTCACCATCCACACTTGCTACTCGCATCTCGCCAATGAAGTCGTTATACCTGACATTCTGCCACTCTGCTCAGATCCTATAGATAACGCTTGGCTGGAACATCGTCGCCAGCGTCTGCTTTTTCAGTTGGCACAATATGCCGAGCGCAGCGGTGAGAATGCACTGGCGACCACAATCTATGCGCAAAGCTCACTTGATGAGGCCCAGGTTCGATATTTCCGCTTACTGGAAAAGAACCTCGACGACGCCAGCGCCAACCTAGACACGCTCGAAAACGCGGCGACGCTGCTCAAGCGCCCAGAGGCGCAATTACATCTGGCTAGAATCGTTCATCGCTTGCGCCGCAAGTCGGGAATCGCCAGTAAAGCGCCACTCAAAAGGGCTATTCCCAGCCAAACGCTGACACTGGCAAATACCGGCCGACGGGTGGAAGCTGCCGTGCTAGAGGCCTTGGCGAGCCGCCCTGCAGTGACCGGCTTTTACACCGAAAACTGGCTATTTACCGGTCTTTTCGGGCTGCTGTTGTGGCCCGTACTTTACACCCCACTGCCTGGCGCCTTTTTTCACCCCTTTCAATCGGGACCGGCCGATCTATTCAGGCCCGATTTTGGCCAGCGGCGCAGCGCGCTAATTAAGCAACGCCTGGCTAGCCTCGACACTACAGAATACCGCTCGCTGATTATGCAATGCTGGCGAGAAAAGCAGGGCATCGCCTGTAAGCTAATTCACTGGTCGGCATTAAACCAAGAGCTGATTGAGCTGGCCCTAGACTTAATACCTGCTGACCACCTCAAAACCGTTTTCCAGCATTTACTCACCGACCTGCGACATCATCGCAGGGGCATGCCCGACCTGATATTTTTCGACCAATACCAACGCAGTTATGAGCTTGTTGAAGTCAAAGGCCCTGGCGACCGGCTGCAAGACCATCAGCGCTTGTGGATTGAAAGCATGCTAGCGGCAGGGCTCCCGGTCTCTATTGCCGAAGTAGTCTGGCAGCCAAGGTCATGA
- a CDS encoding acetyl-CoA C-acetyltransferase translates to MSTQAANPAYIFDAVRTPRSKGKADGTLHEVKAIDLGAGLLKGLQQRHDLDTSYVDDVILGCVAPVNEQGADIAKMIVQNADWDESVAGVQLNRFCASGLEAVNTAAQKIASGWEHLIVAGGVESMSRVPMGADGGAMGQDPGFMLKVGFVPQGIGADTIATLDGYSRQDVDAFAVESQRRAAHARDNGYFDRSVLPVRDKNGLMILERDDFIKPGTTIETLGKLRASFEAMGGLGFNDTMLKKYNQLDKINHVHTPGNSSGIVDGASAVLIGSEKAGKDLGLTPRGRIVATAVLSTDPIIMLTGPGPAAMKCLKVAGLTVADVDLWEINEAFASVAMRYMKDLGIDHEITNVNGGAIAMGHPLGATGGMLVSVMLDELERRNLKRAMLSLCVGGGMGISTLIERL, encoded by the coding sequence ATGAGTACACAAGCTGCCAATCCGGCATATATATTTGACGCCGTGCGTACACCGCGTTCTAAAGGTAAAGCTGACGGCACACTACATGAAGTCAAAGCTATCGACTTAGGCGCCGGCTTGTTGAAAGGCCTTCAGCAGCGTCATGACCTTGATACTAGTTACGTAGATGATGTGATTTTAGGTTGTGTGGCGCCGGTTAATGAGCAGGGAGCCGATATCGCCAAGATGATTGTGCAAAATGCTGACTGGGATGAATCCGTTGCCGGTGTCCAGCTGAATCGCTTTTGTGCTTCTGGATTAGAAGCGGTAAACACTGCTGCGCAGAAAATTGCCTCGGGTTGGGAACATCTCATTGTAGCCGGTGGCGTTGAGAGTATGTCACGGGTACCAATGGGTGCAGACGGCGGAGCAATGGGGCAAGATCCCGGTTTTATGCTAAAGGTGGGCTTTGTACCTCAGGGCATTGGTGCCGATACCATTGCCACCCTTGATGGCTATAGCCGTCAAGATGTTGATGCCTTCGCAGTTGAGTCTCAGCGCCGCGCTGCTCACGCGCGTGACAATGGCTACTTCGATAGGTCTGTGCTGCCAGTGCGGGACAAAAATGGCCTAATGATTCTCGAGCGCGATGACTTCATTAAGCCCGGTACTACTATTGAAACCCTAGGCAAGCTGCGGGCTTCATTCGAGGCCATGGGCGGTCTTGGTTTTAACGACACAATGCTCAAAAAATACAATCAATTAGACAAGATTAACCATGTTCACACCCCGGGTAATTCATCTGGGATTGTCGATGGTGCTTCTGCAGTACTAATTGGCTCTGAGAAGGCGGGTAAGGATCTGGGCTTGACGCCACGCGGGCGCATTGTCGCCACGGCGGTGCTATCTACCGATCCTATCATTATGCTAACTGGCCCCGGCCCAGCGGCAATGAAGTGCCTAAAAGTAGCGGGCCTAACAGTCGCCGATGTCGATCTTTGGGAGATCAATGAAGCCTTTGCCTCCGTGGCCATGCGCTATATGAAAGACCTAGGTATCGATCACGAAATTACCAATGTAAATGGCGGCGCTATTGCGATGGGGCATCCTCTCGGAGCGACGGGCGGCATGTTGGTGTCGGTGATGCTTGACGAGCTGGAGCGCCGCAACTTGAAGCGGGCGATGCTATCACTGTGTGTCGGCGGTGGTATGGGTATCAGTACCCTTATAGAAAGACTGTAG
- a CDS encoding AraC family transcriptional regulator produces MTDITIATPFLRQSLEGAAAAGYDTKRILKECGISPALLEQNQARIALDNFILLQQRVMRVMNDEGLGLFDRPVRLGTFDLIAHAMMHCTTVGDILRRMCHYNNLFEVGFIHTVEESGSQLIYRLQRRHPGAVKNNYIATSIVMTIHRFLCWASVTRVPLASVHLDFPPPEWASEYRYIFYGFPVKFNQKYIELYFDQDHMALPNRQDVGSLKSYLARAPRNIFVPEKNLSYSSQIRGEILRSIQNNEGIPSMEEVAEKLAMHPQTLRRRLRDESTDFTVVRTQARRDVAIYMLSKPQYRIEDISTQLGFSESSAFVRAFKGWMGMTPMAYRKM; encoded by the coding sequence ATGACAGACATCACCATTGCCACGCCCTTTTTGCGCCAGTCGCTGGAAGGCGCCGCCGCTGCAGGCTACGACACTAAACGCATATTAAAGGAATGCGGAATTTCCCCTGCCCTGCTGGAGCAGAACCAAGCTCGTATCGCCCTGGATAATTTTATACTGCTTCAGCAACGCGTCATGAGGGTAATGAACGATGAGGGCCTGGGCCTCTTCGATAGGCCTGTACGCTTAGGCACATTTGACCTAATAGCTCATGCGATGATGCACTGCACCACTGTCGGCGACATACTTAGGCGCATGTGTCACTACAATAATTTATTTGAAGTCGGCTTCATTCATACCGTAGAAGAAAGCGGTAGCCAGCTTATATACCGACTCCAGCGCCGCCACCCCGGCGCGGTGAAAAACAATTATATTGCGACCTCTATCGTGATGACGATCCACCGGTTTTTATGTTGGGCAAGCGTTACCAGGGTGCCGTTAGCAAGTGTTCACCTCGATTTTCCTCCTCCAGAGTGGGCCTCAGAATATCGATATATTTTCTACGGTTTCCCGGTGAAATTTAATCAAAAGTATATAGAGCTATACTTTGATCAAGATCATATGGCACTCCCCAACCGGCAAGACGTCGGCAGTCTTAAGAGCTATCTTGCGCGCGCGCCACGCAATATTTTTGTTCCAGAAAAAAATCTCAGTTATAGCAGCCAAATTCGCGGTGAGATTCTGCGCAGCATTCAGAATAATGAAGGCATTCCCAGCATGGAAGAGGTTGCTGAAAAGCTAGCAATGCACCCGCAAACACTACGCCGCCGTCTGCGTGATGAATCTACCGATTTCACCGTGGTACGCACACAGGCACGACGTGATGTCGCTATTTATATGCTTAGTAAGCCGCAATATCGCATCGAGGATATTTCAACACAACTGGGCTTTTCGGAGTCAAGCGCCTTTGTTCGGGCGTTTAAAGGCTGGATGGGCATGACGCCTATGGCCTATAGAAAAATGTGA
- a CDS encoding 3-hydroxyacyl-CoA dehydrogenase NAD-binding domain-containing protein, giving the protein MSVFKYERDTDGIVTVTMDMTGPVNSMNDEYDVAMGETIEKLEAEQGLAGVIFASAKKVFFAGGNIKDLLAIEKGQEGVMMDRLNAGKAQLRRLEKLPVPVVAAINGAALGGGFEICLACNHRIAYNHKSVQIGLPEVSLGLLPGGGGIVRMVSLLGLQSALPLLVEGKKLVPEKALAAGMIHEVVASLEELVPRAKAYILSVKGDESAAVQPWDVKGFKIPGGKASDPANSQILPVATTMLFKQTRGLMPAPAEILDCAVQAATVGFDAAMKIESRGLAHLVTTPEAKNLITTFFFGLNKINAGSSRPEGQEKNLTKKVGILGAGMMGQGIAYVSAMAGIAVVLKDISQESADKGKAYSQKLLDKSVAKGRMTQEKRDQVLALIKPTAENEDLRGCDLIIEAVFENVELKHKITQELEPFLAENGVWGSNTSTLPITILAEGSKNPDNFIGIHFFSPVDKMPLVEIICGEKTSDEALAKAFDFTQQIRKIPIVVNDSVGFFTSRTFGTYLDEGARLIHEGLHPIKIDNLGKAIGMPVGPLTITDETSQQLQYKANATWEEMGLDMGDRSLTMEIVNLMVEEHDRGGRHHGGGYYDWSESGKTVWPVIIEKYYKPEVALPDQDVKDRLLFRQVIESLKCLEEGVLRTVVDGNIGSVMGIGAPMWTGGFIQFVNTYGIQRFSDRCAELEASYGERFKAPAIVAAKLAAGETFAS; this is encoded by the coding sequence ATGAGCGTATTTAAGTACGAAAGAGATACCGACGGTATTGTTACCGTGACTATGGACATGACTGGCCCTGTTAACTCAATGAACGATGAGTATGACGTGGCTATGGGCGAGACCATTGAAAAACTAGAAGCAGAGCAGGGCTTGGCGGGCGTGATATTCGCTTCGGCCAAAAAAGTGTTTTTTGCTGGCGGTAATATTAAAGACCTATTGGCGATAGAAAAGGGCCAAGAAGGCGTGATGATGGATCGCTTAAACGCGGGCAAAGCTCAGCTGCGTCGCCTAGAAAAGTTGCCCGTGCCTGTGGTTGCTGCAATCAATGGCGCTGCTCTGGGTGGCGGTTTTGAAATATGCCTAGCTTGTAATCACCGTATTGCCTACAACCACAAGTCGGTACAGATAGGCCTGCCAGAAGTCAGCTTGGGCCTATTGCCTGGCGGCGGTGGTATTGTCCGTATGGTAAGTTTGCTGGGGCTGCAGTCTGCACTGCCACTGTTGGTAGAGGGTAAAAAGCTGGTTCCAGAAAAAGCGCTGGCGGCGGGTATGATTCACGAAGTGGTAGCCAGCCTGGAAGAGTTGGTGCCCCGCGCCAAGGCTTATATCCTGTCTGTGAAGGGCGACGAAAGTGCCGCTGTTCAGCCATGGGATGTTAAGGGCTTTAAAATTCCCGGCGGCAAGGCTAGTGATCCAGCCAACTCGCAGATTCTGCCTGTTGCAACTACCATGCTGTTTAAGCAAACCCGTGGTTTGATGCCTGCGCCAGCTGAAATACTGGATTGCGCGGTACAGGCTGCCACTGTTGGCTTTGATGCTGCGATGAAGATAGAAAGTCGCGGGCTCGCGCATCTGGTCACTACGCCAGAGGCGAAGAACCTGATTACTACTTTCTTCTTTGGCTTGAATAAAATCAATGCTGGATCTAGTCGTCCTGAAGGTCAGGAAAAAAATCTGACCAAGAAAGTCGGTATTCTTGGCGCCGGCATGATGGGGCAGGGCATCGCCTATGTTTCAGCCATGGCCGGTATCGCCGTTGTCCTCAAAGATATCTCGCAGGAAAGCGCTGATAAAGGTAAGGCCTACTCGCAAAAACTGTTGGATAAAAGTGTTGCCAAGGGCCGCATGACGCAGGAAAAACGTGATCAAGTATTGGCGCTGATTAAGCCCACTGCTGAAAATGAAGATCTGCGTGGTTGTGACCTGATCATTGAGGCTGTGTTTGAAAATGTTGAACTCAAGCACAAAATTACTCAAGAGTTAGAGCCCTTCTTGGCAGAGAACGGGGTATGGGGTTCCAATACCTCAACCTTGCCCATCACCATACTGGCCGAAGGCAGTAAGAATCCTGATAATTTCATCGGTATTCACTTCTTCTCACCTGTCGACAAAATGCCCTTGGTAGAAATAATTTGCGGCGAAAAAACCAGTGATGAAGCGCTTGCTAAAGCCTTTGATTTCACTCAGCAAATTCGCAAAATTCCGATTGTTGTTAACGACTCGGTTGGCTTCTTCACCTCCCGTACATTTGGTACTTACCTCGATGAGGGCGCCAGACTTATTCACGAAGGCCTGCACCCGATTAAAATCGATAACCTAGGTAAGGCCATTGGCATGCCCGTAGGGCCGTTGACCATTACTGATGAAACCAGTCAGCAATTGCAGTACAAGGCGAATGCCACGTGGGAAGAGATGGGCCTAGATATGGGTGATCGCAGCCTGACTATGGAAATCGTCAATTTAATGGTGGAAGAGCACGATCGTGGTGGCCGTCATCACGGCGGTGGTTACTATGACTGGAGTGAGTCTGGTAAAACTGTGTGGCCGGTTATTATAGAGAAATACTATAAGCCAGAGGTCGCGCTTCCAGATCAAGATGTCAAAGATCGCCTATTGTTCCGTCAAGTCATTGAGTCTTTGAAGTGCCTTGAAGAAGGTGTCTTGCGCACCGTGGTCGACGGTAATATTGGCTCGGTCATGGGTATTGGCGCGCCAATGTGGACGGGTGGTTTTATCCAGTTTGTTAACACCTATGGCATACAGCGCTTTAGTGATCGCTGCGCGGAGCTCGAAGCTAGCTATGGCGAACGCTTTAAAGCGCCAGCAATAGTGGCTGCGAAATTGGCAGCGGGCGAAACCTTCGCCTCATAA
- a CDS encoding acyl-CoA dehydrogenase family protein has product MRNFTEEQNYFRESVRKFFETEVAPHVKQARINGIFDRELFRKAGEQGFLLIWADEKYGGMGDKDFRWEQIFIEEAFRAGCAELFLTVHSRLVGPYLGNFATEEQKQRWLPKCISGESILAVAMTEPDAGSDLAGMRTTLVDAGDHFVLNGSKIYISNGINSDLVIVAAKSDPDNNPHAMTLVVVERGMEGFERGRNLEKMGLHAQDTAELFFSDVKIPKENMLGQRDMGFVHLMQGLAEERLISAVGSVANARVAFNLTRDYVMQRKVFGKPLSKMQNTQFKMAEMEAEIDVLEVYIDHCVQLSNTDLLSAEKAAVAKLQASEIEWKMLDLGVQLHGGNGYMAEYEICQMFQNSRINRILAGSSEIMKLIIGRRIFSESYSSNMD; this is encoded by the coding sequence ATGCGCAATTTTACGGAAGAGCAAAATTATTTTCGCGAATCAGTACGCAAGTTTTTTGAAACCGAAGTTGCGCCCCACGTTAAGCAGGCGCGCATCAATGGTATTTTTGATCGCGAATTGTTTAGAAAAGCGGGAGAGCAAGGTTTCCTTTTAATATGGGCCGATGAAAAATACGGCGGTATGGGGGATAAGGACTTTCGCTGGGAGCAAATATTTATCGAAGAGGCATTTCGAGCCGGGTGTGCAGAGTTATTTTTAACCGTGCACAGCCGCCTGGTTGGTCCGTATCTAGGAAATTTTGCTACTGAAGAGCAAAAACAACGCTGGCTACCCAAGTGTATTAGCGGTGAATCAATCCTAGCGGTAGCAATGACCGAGCCAGATGCAGGCAGTGACTTAGCGGGTATGCGCACTACTCTCGTAGACGCGGGAGACCACTTTGTTCTCAATGGCTCCAAGATTTATATCTCCAATGGTATCAATTCTGATTTAGTAATTGTTGCCGCAAAATCCGACCCAGACAATAACCCCCATGCAATGACCTTGGTGGTAGTTGAGCGCGGCATGGAGGGTTTTGAGCGGGGTAGGAATTTAGAGAAAATGGGGCTGCACGCGCAAGACACTGCAGAGCTCTTTTTTAGCGACGTCAAGATACCTAAAGAAAACATGCTCGGTCAGCGCGATATGGGATTTGTACATTTAATGCAGGGCTTAGCGGAGGAGCGATTGATATCGGCAGTCGGCAGCGTTGCCAATGCAAGGGTCGCGTTTAATCTGACCCGCGATTATGTAATGCAGCGCAAAGTATTCGGTAAGCCGCTGTCAAAGATGCAGAACACCCAATTTAAAATGGCAGAAATGGAAGCTGAGATCGATGTCTTAGAAGTATATATCGACCATTGTGTGCAGCTTTCAAATACAGATTTGCTTAGCGCTGAGAAGGCCGCTGTAGCGAAATTACAAGCTAGCGAAATTGAATGGAAAATGCTCGATTTAGGCGTCCAGCTGCACGGCGGTAATGGCTATATGGCCGAGTATGAAATCTGTCAGATGTTTCAAAACTCGCGAATCAACCGCATTCTGGCGGGCAGTTCTGAAATCATGAAGCTGATTATCGGCCGTCGCATATTTTCTGAAAGTTATAGTAGCAATATGGACTAA